One Myxocyprinus asiaticus isolate MX2 ecotype Aquarium Trade chromosome 20, UBuf_Myxa_2, whole genome shotgun sequence genomic region harbors:
- the LOC127411402 gene encoding cyclin-dependent kinase 1: protein MDDYLKIEKIGEGTYGVVYKGRNKTTGQVVAMKKIRLESEEEGVPSTAVREISLLKELQHPNVVRLLDVLMQESKLYLVFEFLSMDLKKYLDSIGSGQYMDPMLVKSYLYQILEGILFCHCRRVLHRDLKPQNLLIDNKGVIKLADFGLARAFGVPVRVYTHEVVTLWYRAPEVLLGASRYSTPVDIWSIGTIFAELATKKPLFHGDSEIDQLFRIFRTLGTPNNEVWPDVESLPDYKNTFPKWKSGNLANTVKNLDKNGIDLLSKMLIYDPPKRISARQAMTHPYFDDLDKSTLPASNLKI from the exons ATGGATGACTACTTGAAGATAGAGAAAATTGGTGAAG GTACATATGGTGTGGTGTATAAAGGCAGGAATAAAACCACTGGGCAGGTGGTGGCCATGAAGAAGATCCGTCTGGAAAGTGAGGAAGAGGGGGTGCCCAGCACTGCGGTCAGAGAGATCTCCCTCCTCAAGGAGCTCCAGCACCCCAATGTTGTACG CCTGTTAGATGTACTGATGCAGGAATCAAAGTTGTACCTGGTGTTCGAGTTTCTGTCTATGGATCTAAAGAAGTACTTGGACTCTATCGGATCAGGCCAATATATGGACCCCATGCTGGTCAAG AGTTACCTGTATCAGATTCTCGAGGGGATTCTTTTCTGCCACTGTCGCAGGGTTCTGCATCGAGATCTGAAGCCACAGAACCTGCTGATCGATAATAAAGGTGTTATTAAGCTGGCAGACTTCGGGCTGGCACGTGCCTTTGGAGTGCCAGTCAGAGTGTACACACATGAG GTGGTCACTCTATGGTACAGAGCTCCAGAGGTGTTGCTGGGGGCCTCTCGCTATTCCACCCCTGTAGACATCTGGAGTATTGGTACCATCTTTGCCGAACTTGCCACTAAGAAACCGCTCTTCCATGGAGACTCAGAAATAGATCAGCTCTTCAGGATCTTCAG GACTCTGGGAACCCCTAATAATGAGGTTTGGCCAGATGTTGAGTCGCTGCCTGATTATAAGAATACCTTCCCAAAGTGGAAATCTGGGAATCTGGCCAACACAGTGAAAAACCTGGACAAGAATGGCATTGATCTGCTCTCG AAAATGCTGATTTATGACCCTCCGAAGAGGATTTCGGCACGGCAAGCAATGACACACCCCTATTTTGATGATCTGGATAAGAGCACTCTTCCCGCCAGTAACCTCAAGATATAA